A section of the Pleuronectes platessa chromosome 7, fPlePla1.1, whole genome shotgun sequence genome encodes:
- the fem1b gene encoding protein fem-1 homolog B, giving the protein MESLADYVYKAASEGRVLTLAALLLNHSEAETRFLLGYVTQVSGQRSTPLIIAARNGHDKVVRLLLDHYRVDTEQTGTVRFDGYVIDGATALWCASGAGHFDVVRLLVTHQANVNHTTITNSTPLRAACFDGRLDIVRYLVEHTADISITNKYNNTCLMIASYKGHADVVNFLLEQGANPNAKAHCGATALHFAAEAGHLDIVKELVRCQAAMVVNGHGMTPLKVAAESCKADVVELLLAHADCDPRSRIEALELLGASFANDRENYDIQKTYHYLHAAMTRRYHNPEDIIAKELLPPIEAYGGRSECQTPRDLETIRADRDALHMEGLMIRERILGSDNIDVSHPIIYRGAVYADNMEFDQCIKLWLHALRLRQKGNRNTHKDLLRFAQVFSQMVHLKEQVSASGVEQVLSCSVLEIQRSMTRVEAAAESELPQALDNYESNVFTFLYLACISTKTSCSEEERALVNKHIYNLIQLDPRSREGSSLLHLAISSTTPVDDFHTNDVCSFPNAQVTKLLLDCGAPVNAIDHEGNTPLHVIVQYNRPISDFLTLHAIIINLVEAGAHTDMTNKQKKTPLDKSTTGVSEILLKTQMKMSLKCLAARAVRQHHITYRNQIPKTLEEFVEFH; this is encoded by the exons ATGGAGTCTCTGGCCGATTACGTGTACAAGGCAGCCAGCGAGGGTCGAGTCCTGACCCTGGCCGCGCTGCTGCTCAACCACTCCGAGGCGGAGACCCGCTTCCTGCTCGGCTACGTGACCCAGGTGTCCGGGCAGAGATCCACCCCCCTCATCATCGCGGCCCGGAACGGACACGACAAGGTGGTCCGGCTGCTCCTGGACCACTACCGGGTGGACACGGAACAGACCGGCACGGTTCGGTTCGACGG ctaCGTCATCGATGGAGCCACCGCTCTGTGGTGTGCGTCTGGCGCCGGACACTTCGATGTGGTGCGCTTGCTGGTGACTCACCAGGCTAACGTCAACCACACCACCATCACTAACTCCACCCCGCTGAGGGCCGCCTGCTTCGATGGCCGCCTGGACATCGTCCGCTACCTGGTGGAGCACACTGCGGACATCAGCATCACTAACAAGTACAACAACACCTGCCTGATGATCGCCTCCTACAAAGGACACGCGGACGTAGTCAACTTCCTGCTGGAGCAGGGGGCCAACCCCAACGCCAAGGCGCACTGCGGCGCCACCGCCCTGCACTTCGCAGCGGAGGCGGGACACTTGGACATCGTGAAGGAGCTGGTTCGATGCCAGGCGGCCATGGTGGTGAACGGACATGGCATGACGCCGCTGAAGGTCGCTGCAGAAAGCTGCAAAGCCGatgtggtggagctgctgctggcgcACGCCGACTGTGACCCCCGCAGCCGCATCGAGGCCCTGGAGCTGCTGGGCGCCTCCTTCGCCAACGACAGGGAGAACTACGACATCCAGAAGACGTACCACTACCTGCACGCGGCCATGACGCGGCGGTACCACAACCCAGAAGACATCATCGCCAAAGAGCTGCTGCCGCCCATCGAGGCCTACGGGGGGCGGAGCGAGTGCCAGACGCCACGAGACCTGGAGACCATCCGGGCGGACCGGGACGCCCTGCACATGGAGGGGCTGATGATCCGGGAGCGAATCCTGGGATCGGACAACATTGACGTGTCCCACCCGATCATCTACCGCGGCGCTGTGTACGCCGACAACATGGAGTTCGACCAGTGCATCAAACTGTGGCTTCACGCGCTGCGCCTGCGGCAGAAAGGAAACCGCAACACGCACAAGGACCTGCTGCGCTTCGCCCAGGTCTTCTCCCAGATGGTGCACCTGAAGGAGCAGGTGTCGGCCTCGGGGGTGGAGCAGGTGCTGAGCTGCAGCGTGTTGGAGATCCAGCGCAGCATGACCCGAGTGGAGGCGGCGGCCGAGTCGGAGCTGCCTCAGGCCCTGGACAACTACGAGTCCAATGTCTTCACCTTCCTGTACCTGGCGTGCATCTCCACCAAGACCAGCTGCAGCGAGGAGGAGCGCGCCCTCGTCAACAAGCACATCTACAACCTGATCCAGCTGGACCCGCGCTCCAGGGAGGGCTCCTCGCTGCTGCACCTCGCCATCAGCTCCACCACGCCCGTGGACGACTTCCACACCAACGACGTCTGCAGCTTCCCCAACGCCCAGGTcaccaagctgctgctggactgCGGCGCGCCGGTCAACGCCATCGACCACGAGGGCAACACCCCGCTCCATGTCATCGTCCAGTACAACCGGCCAATCAGCGACTTCCTCACGCTTCACGCCATCATCATCAACCTGGTGGAGGCGGGCGCGCACACAGACATGACCAACAAGCAGAAGAAGACGCCGCTGGACAAGAGCACCACGGGCGTCTCGGAGATCCTGCTGAAGACGCAGATGAAGATGAGCCTGAAGTGCCTGGCGGCGCGCGCCGTGCGGCAGCACCACATCACGTACCGCAACCAGATCCCCAAGACGCTGGAGGAGTTCGTGGAGTTCCACTGA
- the cln6b gene encoding ceroid-lipofuscinosis neuronal protein 6 homolog, giving the protein MFTCSRSAGSAEPVLPRPRFHLDLWLSFTVQNWVLDVGRPVVMLVLPANLFPLNRPGAAELLHVLYNVTAPLILLKMLERCPRSLSVPVVHLGLISIVMGSSFHLVADSISRRLVLIGYELHLSVRENPVMKELRPSSLIDVFELLVRYEDTLGHLMWYVPLFLVLLFFFSGCFCHRTQADRMSPAAWTLLAPNTTYYWFLMTEGQTFILFIFTFFAMTATVMHQRGRGLVPDSNGLFMLNSFSAALVLVLIWVLCLWDDGVLRRRHPGLIYVPQPSAVYSLHLHQVNSTRT; this is encoded by the exons ATGTTCACCTGCAG TCGCTCGGCGGGTTCTGCAGAGCCGGTTCTGCCGAGGCCTCGGTTCCATCTGGACCTGTGGCTCAGCTTCACCGTCCAGAACTGGGTCCTGGACGTGGGCCGACCTGTTGTCATG CTCGTCCTCCCAGCGAACCTGTTTCCTCTGAACCGTCCTGGTGCAGCAGAACTTCTCCACGTTCTCTACAACGTCACTGCTCCGCTCATCCTGCTCAAA ATGCTCGAGCGATGTCCCAGGTCTCTGTCCGTCCCGGTCGTCCACCTCGGCCTCATCTCCATCGTCATGGGAAGCAGCTTCCACCTGGTGGCCGACTCCATCAGCCGCCGGCTCGTGTTGATTGGCTACGAGCTGCACCTGTCAGTCAGAGAGAACCCGGTCATGAAGGAGCTCCGACCCTCCTCATTG atcGACGTGTTCGAGCTCCTGGTTCGTTACGAAGACACTCTGGGTCACCTGATGTG GTATGTTCCTCTGTTCCTCGTCCTCCTGTTCTTCTTCAGTGGTTGTTTCTGCCACAGGACGCAGGCGGACAGGATGTCCCCAGCAGCCTGGACGCTGCTCGCTCCAAACACCACCTACTACTG GTTCCTGATGACTGAAGGTCAaaccttcatcctcttcatcttcaccttCTTTGCAATGACCGCCACAGTGATGCACcagagggggcggggcctggTCCCTGACAGTAACGGCCTCTTCATGCTCAACAG tttctctgctgctctggtcCTGGTGCTGATCTGGGTGCTGTGTCTCTGGGACGATGGCGTCCTGAGGAGGAGACACCCGGGGCTGATCTACGTCCCTCAGCCTTCTGCTGTCTATTCACTGCACCTCCACCAGGTCAACTCCACCAGGACATGA
- the LOC128444990 gene encoding integrin alpha-11, producing MDHHVLLLLWTCSLLPDIQLCFNFDSKNFKIFSGSKETQFGYTVQQHEAGGRQWLLVGAPSESTGRQQTGDVWRCPLDTSSSVNCSRLQLGKLSLDNVSERKDKMRLGMTLTSNPRDSSFVTCGPLWSHECGSSLYSTGICSRVGRNFRLSHTITPALQRCETFMDIVIVLDGSNSIYPWYEVQDFLINILHKFYIGSGQTQVGVVQYGSAVVHEFSLGEYQTVEEVVEAARSIDQRGGEETRTALGINVARSEAFKRGGRPGAQKVMIVITDGESHDSPHLVQAVGDSERDNITMYAIAVLGYYNRRGINPEAFLKEIKFIASDPDEKHFFNVTDESALKDIVDALGERIFSLEGTSSQGRGFGLQMAQAGFSSHLVRDGVLLGAVGAYDWTGAVLKETKHGKVVPPKSSYREEFPEELKNHGAYLGYSVGSLVSARGSQLYVSGAPRFNHTGKVIIFTLKNTGNLTILHGLLGEQIGSYFGSELLSMDVDGDGHTDVLLVAAPMYYSQGWERGKVYIYSVTPQTSFVLQGALEISDCSQNSRLGSALAQIPDMNGDGFKELVVGAPLEDDHKGAVYVFYGQDKSLQRQHRQRLPAAGLSAGLRYFGQSLHGVLDVNSDGLVDLAVGALGAAVIIWSRGVIRIQAKLTFEPEKVNIFNKDCRRGGKEVTCMSVKVCLSLEPRTQTSTRTDVAVWFSLVLDERRFPSRVVLDESDRQQPRSLVLQSGGQSCQRLGFSVQETADYGRPIAVVLETGMQNPDKGPVLDPDWPSVLRAELPFWNGCELEDTCVPDLVLHSHTDLLDAQQFCGSRERAAWSLCGLQGATAGSVFVVESVRRRMLVFARLENQGENAYGASIHISTSSNLLFSSLIVKDQSDIQIECHTEDSLANQRFCNISAPFMKSLSQVSFHLEFQLSRSVFLDHVRVVMETTSEGQEGNPDDNTNHIFLPLKYQTDLLFTRDPNPPRFEMKSSSSSSSWDQPDGSSSTFNLTYYIQNLGIFSVNNVLFRAEVWAVTLKGNQLVNITDYSINQVPGCHCTLPQLRNTQVTAEDLSPLSQLNHSNSVNMVVQCGLNLPTSREVKVTLRGRLQLPALLAVSFRSLELLTSASVQLEASSPMFLQEDRPVRQILLELRKEDDSTVPVWIILGSSLGGLLLLALLVLALWKLGFFDRRRRQEEEEQPVANGKAAEEL from the exons CTAAAGAAACCCAGTTTGGATACACAGTCCAGCAGCATGAGGCCGGAGGACGCCAGTG gctgCTGGTGGGAGCTCCCTCTGAATCCACTGGGAGGCAGCAGACTGGTGACGTGTGGAGATGTCCTCTGGACACCAGCAGCTCAGTGAACTGCAGCCGACTGCAGCTGG GGAAACTTTCTCTGGACAACGTGTCTGAGAGGAAAGACAAGATGAGGCTGGGCATGACGCTGACCTCCAACCCCAGAGACAGCAGCTTCGTG acCTGTGGACCGCTCTGGTCTCATGAATGTGGAAGTTCTCTGTACAGCACTGGGATCTGCTCCAGAGTCGGTCGCAACTTCAGACTGTCCCACACCATCACCCCCGCCCTGCAGA GGTGTGAGACGTTCATGGACATCGTGATTGTTCTGGATGGTTCTAACTCCATCTACCCGTGGTACGAGGTGCAGGACTTCCTCATCAACATCCTGCACAAGTTCTACATCGGCTCAGGTCAGACGCAG GTCGGTGTGGTTCAGTACGGCTCTGCAGTGGTCCATGAGTTCAGTCTGGGTGAGTACCAgacggtggaggaggtggtggaggccgCCAGAAGCATCGACCAGCGGGGCGGAGAGGAGACCAGGACGGCGCTGGGCATTAACGTGGCGAG GTCAGAGGCGTTCAAACGTGGCGGCCGGCCCGGCGCTCAGAAGGTGATGATCGTGATCACAGACGGTGAATCTCATGACAGTCCTCATCTGGTTCAGGCCGTCGGCGACAGTGAGAGAGACAACATCACCATGTACGCCATCGCT GTTCTGGGTTATTACAACCGTCGGGGAATCAACCCTGAAGCCTTTCTGAAGGAGATCAAGTTCATCGCCAGCGACCCGGACGAGAAACACTTCTTCAACGTGACGGACGAGTCGGCGCTGAAAGACATCGTGGACGCTCTGGGAGAAAGGATCTTCTCTCTGGAAG GAACCAGCAGTCAGGGTCGGGGGTTCGGTCTCCAGATGGCTCAGGCTGGTTTCTCCTCACATCTCGTTAGA GACGGCGTTCTGCTCGGGGCGGTCGGCGCCTACGACTGGACCGGTGCCGTGCTGAAAGAAACTAAACACGGGAAAGTTGTTCCTCCGAAATCCTCGTATCGGGAGGAGTTtccagaggagctgaagaaccACGGAGCCTATCTGG GTTACTCAGTGGGGTCACTGGTTTCGGCTCGGGGCTCCCAGCTCTACGTGTCCGGAGCGCCAAGGTTCAACCACACCGGCAAGGTCATCATCTTCACGCTGAAGAACACGGGAAACCTGACCATCCTGCATGGCCTGCTGGGAGAgcag ATCGGGTCGTATTTCGGCAGCGAGTTGTTATCGATGGACGTGGATGGAGACGGACATACTGATGTCCTCCTGGTGGCAGCTCCCATGTACTACAGCCAGGGttgggagagagggaaggtttACATCTACTCTGTTACACCTCAG ACATCatttgtcctgcagggggcgctggagATATCTGACTGCTCTCAGAACTCCCGTCTGGGTTCGGCGCTGGCCCAGATACCTGACATGAACGGAGACGGATTTAAGGAGCTGGTGGTGGGCGCTCCACTGGAGGACGACCACAAGGGGGCAGTCTACGTGTTCTACGGCCAGGATAAAAGCCTCCAGCGGCAGCACAGACAG CGTCTCCCTGCAGCCGGACTCTCTGCCGGGCTGAGGTACTTCGGACAGAGTCTCCACGGGGTTCTGGATGTGAACTCAGACGGACTGGTCGACCTCGCGGTGGGAGCGCTGGGAGCTGCCGTCATCATCTG gTCTCGTGGTGTGATCAGGATTCAGGCCAAACTGACCTTTGAACCCGAGAAGGTGAACATCTTCAACAAGGACTGTCgtagaggagggaaggaggtgaCCTGCATGTCTGTGAAGGTCTGTCTGAGTCTGGAGCCCCGGACCCAGACCAGCACCAGGACTGATGTCG ctGTTTGGTTCAGCCTGGTTTTGGACGAGAGACGATTTCCTTCTCGGGTCGTTCTGGACGAATCGGACCGACAGCAGCCCAGGAGCCTCGTTCTCCAGAGCGGAGGTCAGAGCTGCCAACGCCTCGGCTTCTCCGTCCAg GAAACAGCAGATTACGGACGTCCCATCGCGGTGGTCCTGGAGACGGGGATGCAGAACCCAGACAAGGGGCCGGTGCTGGATCCTGATTGGCCGAGCGTCCTGAGGGCCGAG CTTCCTTTCTGGAACGGCTGTGAGCTGGAGGACACCTGTGTCCCAGACCTGGTGCTGCACAGTCACACTGACCTGCTGGACGCTca GCAGTTCTGCGGCTCCAGGGAACGAGCAGCGTGGTCgctctgtggcctccagggggcGACAGCGGGGTCGGTGTTCGTGGTGGAGTCTGTGCGGAGGAGGATGCTGGTGTTCGCTCGATTGGAGAACCAGGGAGAGAACGCATACGGAGCCTCCATccacatctccacctcctccaacctGCTCTTCTCCAGCCTCATCGTCAAG GACCAATCAGATATTCAGATTGAGTGCCACACGGAGGACAGCCTGGCCAATCAGAGGTTCTGTAACATCAGCGCTCCGTTCATGAAATCCTTGTCCCAG GTTTCTTTCCATCTGGAGTTCCAGCTCAGCCGCTCCGTCTTCCTGGACCATGTGAGGGTCGTGATGGAAACCACCAG tGAGGGTCAGGAGGGAAATCCAGACGACAACACCAACCACATCTTCCTGCCTCTGAAATACCAGACGGATCTGCTCTTCACCAG AGACCCTAACCCTCCTCGGTTTGAAATgaaatcctcttcctcctcttcatcctgggACCAGCCGGACGgcagctcctccaccttcaACCTCACTTACTAC ATCCAGAACCTGGGAATCTTCTCCGTGAACAACGTCCTGTTCAGGGCGGAGGTCTGGGCTGTGACCCTGAAGGGCAACCAGCTGGTGAACATCACCGACTACAGCATCAACCAG GTTCCAGGCTGTCACTGCACGCTGCCTCAGCTCAGGAACACCCAGGTCACAGCCGAGGACCTGTCTCCACTCTCACAGCTG aaccacagtAACAGTGTGAACATGGTGGTCCAGTGTGGACTGAACCTGCCGACCTCCAGGGAGGTGAAGGTGACCCTCAGAGGACGTCTCCAGCTTCCTGCTCTTCTCGCT GTGAGCTTCAGGTCTCTGGAGCTTCTGACGTCTGCGTCCGTCCAGCTGGAAGCGTCCAGTCCCATGTTCCTCCAGGAGGACAGACCTGTGAGACAG ATTCTCCTGGAGCTGAGGAAGGAGGACGACTCCACCGTCCCCGTCTGGATCATCCTGGGGAGCTCACTGGgaggcctgctgctgctggccctACTGGTCCTGGCCCTGTGGAAG CTCGGATTCTTCGACAGGCGGCGgcgacaggaagaggaggagcagccggTGGCCAATGGGAAGGCAGCAGAGGAGCTGTAA